The Nitrospira sp. KM1 genome includes a window with the following:
- a CDS encoding YafY family protein: MPRNDQVTRQWYLLRLLESPGGVTLEDIVNRLPADYLRHPRTVRRDLEALEAAGFPLVNERGDGRVRWRLMDGFRQAPSLSFSPTELMALVISRSLLRPLAGTQIQTALESAMAKASRLLPAASLDYVDHIQNVFAVGLGPHKMYRQHRETIDKLTRAIESHRTVQVRYFSASRVRMTRREIDPYRLWYASGGLYLVGYCHLRKEPRMFAVERMRAVAATDHPYQMPLGFDLDAFIQDSLTVMRGPRITVELLFDRATAVWVKDRTWHPSQTTKPLKDGRLRMTLTVADTRELLGWILSFGSGVRVLRPPSLADAVSSEAKKIAHLARSN, translated from the coding sequence ATGCCACGAAACGATCAGGTGACCAGACAGTGGTATCTGCTCAGGCTCCTTGAATCGCCAGGGGGCGTCACGCTCGAAGACATCGTCAACCGCCTGCCGGCCGACTATCTGCGGCATCCACGAACCGTCCGGCGCGATCTCGAAGCGCTCGAAGCGGCAGGCTTTCCTCTCGTGAACGAACGGGGCGACGGCCGGGTCCGCTGGCGGTTGATGGACGGGTTTCGCCAGGCTCCCTCGCTGTCGTTCTCACCGACCGAACTCATGGCGCTGGTCATCAGCCGCTCTCTGCTCAGGCCGCTGGCCGGCACGCAGATTCAAACGGCGCTGGAATCCGCAATGGCCAAGGCCTCGCGTCTGCTGCCGGCCGCCTCGTTGGACTATGTTGACCATATACAGAATGTCTTTGCGGTTGGATTAGGGCCGCACAAGATGTACCGGCAGCATCGGGAGACCATCGATAAGCTCACCCGGGCGATCGAAAGTCATCGTACGGTTCAGGTCCGGTACTTCTCCGCCTCACGCGTGCGTATGACGCGGCGGGAGATCGATCCTTATCGGCTCTGGTACGCATCGGGTGGGCTGTATCTGGTTGGATACTGCCACCTGCGCAAAGAGCCGCGCATGTTTGCCGTCGAACGCATGCGCGCGGTGGCGGCGACAGACCATCCCTATCAAATGCCGCTGGGGTTCGACCTCGATGCGTTCATTCAGGATTCACTGACCGTCATGCGGGGGCCTCGCATCACCGTGGAACTGCTGTTCGACCGTGCTACCGCGGTGTGGGTCAAGGACCGGACGTGGCATCCCAGCCAGACGACCAAACCGCTCAAAGACGGCCGGCTGCGGATGACGCTGACGGTGGCTGACACGCGCGAGCTATTGGGATGGATCTTGAGCTTCGGCAGCGGTGTCCGGGTGCTGCGTCCCCCCTCACTCGCCGATGCGGTATCGTCGGAGGCGAAAAAGATCGCTCATCTTGCCCGGAGCAATTAA
- a CDS encoding BrnA antitoxin family protein, with protein MGKKQSGSSTRGKRAVVSAKHIPDSKIDFSDMPELTDAQLRRMRRVGRPTSGLAKQLIAIRLSPRLLERLRKMAAKQGKPYQTLIHDLLERAASHAA; from the coding sequence ATGGGAAAGAAACAATCAGGATCATCAACGCGCGGCAAGCGAGCCGTCGTGAGCGCGAAGCATATTCCGGACTCTAAGATCGATTTCTCAGATATGCCTGAACTGACGGACGCACAGTTACGTCGCATGCGAAGAGTTGGAAGACCGACAAGTGGTCTGGCCAAACAATTGATTGCCATTCGGTTGTCGCCGCGTCTTTTAGAGCGGCTTCGAAAAATGGCGGCCAAGCAGGGGAAGCCATATCAGACACTCATACACGATTTGTTGGAACGAGCGGCCTCGCACGCCGCCTAG
- the lpdA gene encoding dihydrolipoyl dehydrogenase: MAESHYDVAVIGAGPGGYAAAFQAADLGLRTALIDQEAQPGGVCLLRGCIPSKALLHAARVISEAEEAQAWGIQFEKPRIDLDTLRRRVRAIITKLTKGVQTLAGSRKVELIQARATFKNGTTLSLRSGGNSRELTFAHAILATGSRPVAPASLKIDDPRVMDSTGALDLPEIPGRLLVVGGGYIGLELGTVYQALGSEVTLVEALPRLLNGADADLVRPLHQRMEKRFKAIKLETKVDKLVPQKEGIAATLAGPDGSTSEVFDRVLVAVGRRPNTEELGLDTTKAALSSKGFVQVDRQLRTAEPTIFAIGDITGEPMLAHKSTHEGLAAARVISGKHASFDAAVIPAVVFTDPEIAWCGLTEEAAKASGQAVTVTKFPWLASGRATTLGRNDGLTKLVFDKESGRVLGVGICGVGAGELIAEGVLAVEMGAVAEDVAASIHPHPTLSETVMEAAESFHGQPTHLYTKR; encoded by the coding sequence ATGGCTGAATCCCACTACGACGTGGCAGTGATCGGCGCAGGACCAGGCGGCTATGCCGCAGCCTTTCAGGCGGCGGACCTCGGCTTACGCACAGCGTTGATCGATCAAGAAGCCCAGCCGGGCGGCGTCTGTTTGCTGCGCGGCTGCATCCCCTCGAAAGCGCTGCTGCATGCGGCGCGTGTCATCAGTGAGGCGGAGGAGGCGCAGGCCTGGGGTATTCAGTTCGAGAAGCCACGCATCGACCTCGACACGTTGCGCCGCCGGGTGAGGGCGATCATCACCAAACTCACGAAGGGCGTCCAGACGTTGGCCGGCAGCCGCAAAGTCGAGCTGATCCAGGCCCGCGCGACTTTCAAGAACGGAACGACGCTGTCGTTACGCAGTGGAGGAAACTCCCGCGAACTCACGTTCGCGCATGCGATCCTTGCTACCGGATCGCGTCCGGTCGCGCCGGCCTCTCTCAAGATCGACGACCCGCGCGTGATGGATTCGACCGGGGCGCTGGATTTGCCGGAGATACCGGGACGCTTGCTCGTCGTGGGAGGAGGCTACATCGGTCTCGAACTCGGGACGGTCTACCAGGCATTGGGATCCGAGGTCACCCTGGTCGAAGCGCTGCCTCGTCTGCTCAACGGCGCGGATGCTGATCTCGTTCGGCCGCTCCATCAGCGGATGGAGAAACGCTTCAAGGCCATCAAGCTCGAGACCAAGGTGGACAAGTTGGTACCACAAAAAGAAGGGATTGCGGCGACGCTGGCCGGACCGGACGGCAGCACAAGCGAGGTGTTCGATCGGGTGCTGGTCGCCGTGGGACGGCGCCCTAATACGGAGGAGCTGGGATTGGATACCACCAAAGCCGCGCTGTCTTCCAAAGGCTTCGTCCAAGTGGACCGGCAGCTGCGCACGGCCGAGCCGACGATCTTCGCAATCGGCGATATCACCGGCGAGCCGATGCTCGCGCACAAATCCACCCATGAAGGGCTGGCCGCAGCCAGGGTGATCTCTGGCAAGCATGCCTCATTCGACGCCGCGGTTATTCCAGCCGTCGTCTTCACCGATCCGGAAATCGCCTGGTGCGGTCTCACGGAGGAGGCGGCGAAAGCATCCGGTCAGGCCGTGACCGTCACGAAATTCCCCTGGCTCGCCTCAGGACGCGCCACGACATTGGGACGCAACGACGGCCTCACGAAGCTGGTGTTCGATAAGGAATCAGGCCGCGTCCTCGGAGTCGGCATCTGCGGAGTGGGCGCCGGCGAGTTGATCGCCGAGGGAGTGCTCGCGGTGGAAATGGGCGCGGTGGCGGAGGACGTCGCGGCTTCGATCCATCCCCATCCGACGCTGAGCGAGACGGTCATGGAAGCAGCCGAATCGTTCCATGGACAACCCACCCACCTCTATACAAAGCGCTAG
- a CDS encoding alkaline phosphatase family protein, with protein MDNSDDDNTDNTLGRRSFLKASLAMAAALAACSKDDSSPPPASSTPSSTSTTLFPGEPDPADLTAPGELPPTEIPNPSRFFGPDPVFTGGTPPAPANLMQSFKHVVVLQLENRSLDNLLGYLYPKDVSPQGQPFDGVATKNLSNPIPPYAPGSGQGTIPVSKATGLLNPVVDPAEQYGSVNVALYNAFNPLTNQFAKTEADYATPYNVPDQGAFFPPPMTGFITSFYWSLLSMGKAGTYEEYSTIMQMYPPSIVPAISQLAQNYGVCDNWHCAVPSQTYTNRAFFHAASSSGFVINTPSIRWPFENTAPVIFQSLTDANHTWTIYYDGFDIVPLTRLLHYPTLGDFPDAAPYFKDMTSFYDDVENGTLPDYTFIQPRFLLETNSYHPDYGAPAVKRGEILVNDIYQAIRNSNSPNGSNWLNTLFIITFDEGGTCYDHVPPPTAVPPGDGYADQDNFPFNRLGQRIPTILISPWIPKGTVFSTPLDATTLMKTLEEKFGLDALTARDAASTSLSALPCLPTPRTREDMPRLRLRKLSPQEAANDGLNPPGAVARDLVKMVNAVATGSSDMPPGVHTINDSIEFLKQNRPA; from the coding sequence ATGGACAACTCCGACGACGACAATACCGACAATACATTGGGCCGCCGGTCGTTCCTGAAAGCCAGCCTGGCAATGGCCGCAGCGCTCGCGGCCTGCAGCAAGGACGACTCCAGCCCACCACCGGCCTCATCGACACCCTCATCGACCTCGACAACTCTGTTTCCAGGTGAACCAGACCCGGCCGACCTGACCGCTCCCGGTGAACTTCCGCCCACCGAGATCCCCAACCCGTCGCGCTTCTTCGGACCGGATCCGGTGTTCACCGGCGGCACGCCGCCAGCGCCGGCCAACTTGATGCAATCCTTCAAGCATGTCGTCGTCCTGCAATTGGAAAACCGCTCGCTGGATAACTTATTGGGCTATCTGTATCCGAAAGACGTGAGCCCGCAGGGTCAGCCCTTCGACGGCGTCGCAACGAAGAATTTGTCCAATCCGATCCCGCCCTATGCGCCGGGATCCGGCCAAGGGACGATCCCCGTGTCCAAGGCGACCGGCCTGTTAAACCCAGTTGTGGATCCGGCCGAGCAGTACGGCTCGGTCAACGTGGCGCTCTACAACGCGTTCAATCCGCTGACCAACCAGTTTGCCAAGACGGAGGCAGACTATGCCACGCCGTACAATGTGCCCGACCAGGGCGCGTTCTTTCCGCCTCCGATGACCGGGTTCATCACGTCGTTTTATTGGAGTCTGCTTTCGATGGGAAAGGCCGGAACCTACGAGGAATATTCGACCATCATGCAGATGTACCCGCCGAGCATCGTCCCGGCGATCAGTCAACTGGCTCAGAACTATGGGGTATGCGACAACTGGCATTGCGCCGTGCCCAGCCAGACCTATACCAATCGTGCCTTTTTCCACGCCGCTTCGTCATCGGGATTCGTCATCAATACGCCGTCTATACGCTGGCCGTTCGAGAATACGGCGCCTGTGATCTTTCAGTCGCTGACCGACGCCAACCATACCTGGACCATCTATTATGACGGCTTCGATATCGTGCCGCTGACGCGGCTGTTGCACTATCCGACATTGGGCGACTTTCCAGATGCCGCGCCCTACTTCAAAGACATGACCTCGTTCTACGACGACGTGGAGAACGGCACCCTGCCGGACTATACGTTTATCCAGCCGCGTTTTCTTCTGGAGACGAACAGCTACCATCCGGACTACGGCGCACCGGCCGTGAAGCGCGGTGAGATCCTCGTCAATGACATCTACCAGGCGATCCGCAATTCGAATTCACCGAATGGGAGCAACTGGCTCAATACCCTGTTCATCATCACGTTCGATGAAGGCGGAACCTGCTATGACCACGTGCCGCCCCCGACGGCGGTGCCGCCTGGCGACGGGTACGCCGATCAGGATAATTTCCCGTTCAACCGGCTGGGACAGCGCATCCCCACAATTCTGATTTCCCCCTGGATTCCCAAGGGCACAGTGTTCAGTACGCCGCTGGATGCGACCACGCTGATGAAGACGCTGGAGGAGAAGTTCGGTCTCGACGCATTGACCGCACGCGATGCGGCCTCGACCAGCCTATCGGCACTTCCCTGCCTGCCCACCCCGAGGACTCGCGAGGACATGCCGCGCTTGCGATTGCGCAAACTGTCGCCTCAGGAAGCGGCGAACGACGGGCTGAATCCTCCCGGAGCCGTGGCGAGGGATCTGGTGAAGATGGTCAACGCCGTCGCGACCGGCAGCTCCGACATGCCGCCGGGAGTCCATACGATCAACGATTCGATCGAGTTCCTGAAGCAGAACAGGCCGGCGTGA
- a CDS encoding SDR family oxidoreductase, which produces MPNLALVTGANKGIGLEIVRQLAAKDWRVFLTGRSRSQVMDAAASLGPSVTPIVLDVTSISSIESAFRTVSQETDHLDVLVNNAAIADDDDGSVFDLPAERLHRMFETNTIGPLLMIQAFLPLLRSSQSGRIINVSSGAGQLSELGTWAPAYSISKTALNGVTNQFASALTGENIPVNSVCPGWVRTDMGGSDAPRSVEQGADTIVWLATEAPQSMTGQFVKDRKAIPW; this is translated from the coding sequence ATGCCTAATCTCGCCCTGGTGACGGGTGCAAACAAGGGGATCGGCCTGGAGATCGTCAGGCAATTGGCGGCCAAGGATTGGCGGGTGTTTCTCACCGGCCGGTCGCGCTCGCAAGTCATGGATGCTGCCGCCTCACTTGGCCCATCCGTCACGCCGATCGTGCTCGACGTCACCAGCATCAGCAGTATCGAATCGGCCTTCAGAACTGTGTCCCAGGAGACGGACCATCTGGACGTGCTGGTGAACAATGCCGCAATCGCGGATGACGATGATGGTTCGGTGTTCGACCTGCCGGCCGAACGTCTTCATCGGATGTTCGAAACCAACACGATCGGGCCGCTGCTCATGATCCAAGCCTTCCTGCCGTTACTCCGCAGCAGTCAGTCCGGGCGGATCATCAATGTATCGAGCGGAGCCGGCCAACTTTCGGAGTTGGGCACCTGGGCGCCGGCCTACAGCATTTCGAAGACGGCGCTCAACGGCGTGACCAACCAATTCGCCTCGGCATTGACCGGCGAGAACATTCCAGTCAATTCGGTTTGCCCCGGCTGGGTGAGGACTGACATGGGAGGAAGCGACGCGCCGCGTTCGGTCGAACAGGGCGCGGACACGATCGTTTGGCTCGCGACCGAAGCGCCTCAGTCCATGACGGGACAGTTCGTCAAAGACCGCAAGGCAATTCCCTGGTAA
- a CDS encoding type II toxin-antitoxin system VapC family toxin, which produces MVLIDAGPLIALIHKDDRHHERCVEALRSVSEPLGTVWPAFTEAMYLLSFSWRAQEALWEMLERGVIVLLALELQEVSRMRELMKKYKDLPMDLADAALVAVAERERIRQIFTLDRRDFEVYRPARLGRFILLPQ; this is translated from the coding sequence ATGGTCTTGATAGATGCAGGACCGCTCATTGCCTTGATTCACAAAGATGACAGGCATCACGAGCGCTGTGTTGAGGCCCTGCGATCGGTCAGTGAACCGTTAGGTACTGTGTGGCCGGCGTTCACCGAAGCAATGTATCTGTTGAGCTTTTCATGGAGAGCACAGGAAGCGCTTTGGGAGATGCTCGAACGAGGTGTGATCGTGCTCCTTGCTCTTGAACTCCAAGAGGTCTCAAGGATGAGGGAGCTGATGAAAAAGTACAAAGATCTTCCGATGGATCTAGCCGACGCAGCTCTCGTGGCGGTGGCCGAACGCGAGCGGATTAGGCAGATCTTCACCCTTGACCGTCGAGACTTCGAAGTCTATAGACCTGCTCGGCTTGGGCGATTCATCCTCCTTCCTCAGTAA
- a CDS encoding dihydrolipoamide acetyltransferase family protein, with protein MKVELPFLAEGVEGGDVVQVLVKEGEQVTEGQSLIELETEKATVPVPAPAAGKVTRLLVHQGDHIKVGQALAELDGGNGDGQSSKTAKPEKSAVAPARQPVPEDEAAHAKSVEAKESKPSQASDQSKTQTQPASPDAPVVDHQDQVPAQPARADREADHSKPSGATIPAPPSIRRLARELGVDLTQVKGSEAGGRITAEDVKAYVRERSRGAGSPAGKDAQGAGGNVFSTMYGTERREALPSLRRKIAANMTQAWTNIPHVHQFQDADITDLMQLHKRYAPQFKQKGTILTLSSLFLKASVHALKLYPQMNASLDLTNGEVIYKNYYNIGVAVETPAGLIVPVIHNVDQKDLLQISLELADLADRTRRREVKLEELRGATFTVSNMGGLGAGPFTPIIYPPQVGILGVGKSRLTPVYRDGQLVPRNILRLCVAYDHRLVDGADGARFTNEIVKVLEDFQAMFLGL; from the coding sequence ATGAAGGTTGAACTCCCATTCCTGGCTGAGGGCGTCGAAGGCGGCGACGTCGTCCAAGTTCTCGTCAAGGAAGGCGAACAAGTCACGGAAGGTCAATCGCTGATCGAGCTTGAGACCGAGAAAGCGACCGTGCCGGTGCCCGCCCCAGCCGCCGGCAAAGTGACCCGCCTGCTCGTGCATCAGGGCGATCACATCAAGGTCGGTCAGGCATTGGCCGAACTCGACGGTGGAAACGGCGACGGCCAATCTTCCAAGACAGCGAAACCCGAAAAGTCTGCCGTCGCGCCTGCCCGGCAGCCGGTACCGGAAGATGAGGCAGCCCACGCCAAATCGGTCGAGGCGAAGGAATCGAAGCCGTCACAGGCATCGGACCAATCCAAGACGCAAACTCAACCGGCCTCGCCTGACGCTCCAGTCGTGGATCACCAGGATCAGGTACCGGCGCAACCGGCACGAGCTGATCGCGAAGCCGACCATTCGAAACCTTCCGGAGCGACCATCCCCGCTCCCCCGTCCATTCGCAGGCTGGCGCGCGAATTGGGCGTTGACCTGACGCAGGTGAAAGGATCCGAGGCCGGAGGGCGCATTACGGCGGAAGACGTCAAGGCTTACGTGCGCGAACGATCGCGCGGTGCGGGCAGCCCGGCCGGTAAAGATGCGCAGGGGGCCGGCGGCAACGTGTTTTCGACGATGTACGGCACCGAGCGCCGGGAAGCGCTCCCATCGCTCCGGCGAAAGATTGCGGCCAACATGACGCAGGCCTGGACGAATATTCCGCACGTCCATCAGTTCCAGGATGCCGACATCACCGATCTCATGCAGCTGCACAAACGATACGCCCCGCAGTTCAAACAAAAGGGCACGATCCTGACGCTCAGCAGCCTGTTCCTCAAGGCTTCGGTCCATGCCCTCAAACTCTATCCGCAGATGAACGCCTCGCTCGACCTCACGAACGGCGAGGTGATTTACAAGAACTACTACAACATCGGTGTCGCGGTGGAAACGCCGGCAGGACTGATCGTGCCGGTCATCCACAACGTGGATCAGAAGGATCTTCTGCAGATTTCACTGGAGCTGGCCGATCTCGCCGACCGTACGCGGAGGCGCGAGGTCAAACTCGAGGAGCTGCGCGGAGCGACGTTCACCGTGAGCAACATGGGTGGTCTCGGCGCAGGACCGTTTACGCCGATCATCTACCCGCCGCAGGTCGGCATTCTCGGTGTGGGCAAATCCCGACTGACGCCGGTGTACCGCGACGGCCAGCTCGTTCCCCGCAATATCCTCCGGTTGTGCGTTGCCTACGACCACCGGCTGGTGGACGGAGCGGACGGCGCGCGTTTTACCAACGAGATTGTGAAAGTGCTCGAAGATTTCCAGGCGATGTTCCTAGGACTCTAG
- the aceE gene encoding pyruvate dehydrogenase (acetyl-transferring), homodimeric type, whose amino-acid sequence MSDDNRAPQQSQTDSDPEETREWLESLDYVLKAKGADRASYLFGRLRERLGSQGTKVSAPLNTPYVNTIPAAQEPAYPGNLEIERRIRSFIRWNAMAMVVKANKQHAGIGGHISTFASAATLYEVAFNHFLHGKDTEGGGDLVYFQGHAIPGIYARGFVEGRLSEESLHHFRRELSDNGKGLSSYPHPWLLPDYWEFPTVSMGLGQIMSIYQARFNRYLQDRGLKDTSRRRVWAFVGDGETDEPESLGAITLASRERLDNLIWVVNCNLQRLDGPVRGNGKIIQELEAIFRGAGWNVIKVIWGSDWDPLLAKDDEGILVKRMGEVVDGWYQKYTVEGGAYARKHFFGTDPKLLKMVENLSDEQIHKMMRGGHDPKKVYAAYKAAVEHRGQPTVILAKTIKGYGLGEAGEGRNVTHQQKKMNEHELREFRTRFGVPVPDDQLGSTPFFKPPAASPEAAYLVERRKAMGGFLPERRVKVESLETPKLEQLKEFIEGSGDRAVSTTMGFARMLGRLLGTKEFGKHLVPIIPDEARTFGLEALFRQYGIYSHVGQQYEPVDKSSLLYYFEATNGQILEEGITEAGAMSSFIAAGTAYATHSLNTIPLYIFYSMFGFQRVGDLIWAASDMRARGFLLGATAGRTTLEGEGLQHQDGQSHLLAGAFPTMAAYDPAFMFELAVILQDGMKRMYQDQEELSYYITLYNESYPMPAMPAGAEPGIREGMYCFRPAPERRGHRAHLLASGPLVNEALRAQDLLRERYGIAADVWSVTSYKNLRMQTLEAERRNMWHPDEPPRESYLQKTVRSFDGPCVAVSDYVRLVCQQISPWISGGLLALGTDGFGRSDTRKALRRFFEIDAEHITVATLYALHRRDGKVTAQIVRQAAQDLGLSPHDDAPWHR is encoded by the coding sequence ATGAGCGACGACAATCGCGCGCCTCAACAATCGCAAACCGATAGCGACCCCGAGGAAACACGCGAGTGGTTGGAATCGCTCGACTATGTGCTCAAGGCGAAGGGTGCGGATCGTGCGTCCTATCTCTTCGGACGGCTCCGTGAACGACTAGGCTCCCAAGGAACGAAGGTCTCCGCCCCGCTCAATACACCCTACGTCAATACGATTCCTGCTGCGCAGGAGCCGGCCTACCCCGGCAATCTGGAAATCGAACGCCGCATCCGCAGCTTCATCCGTTGGAACGCCATGGCCATGGTCGTCAAGGCCAACAAACAGCATGCGGGTATCGGCGGACACATCTCCACGTTCGCTTCGGCTGCTACCCTGTACGAGGTCGCCTTCAATCACTTTCTTCACGGTAAAGACACGGAGGGTGGAGGCGACCTGGTGTATTTCCAGGGTCATGCCATACCTGGCATCTATGCACGCGGGTTCGTGGAGGGACGTCTGTCCGAAGAATCGTTGCATCACTTCCGCCGCGAGCTGAGCGACAACGGCAAGGGGCTCTCGTCTTATCCGCATCCGTGGCTGCTGCCCGACTACTGGGAATTTCCCACTGTTTCGATGGGGCTCGGACAAATCATGTCGATCTACCAGGCGCGCTTCAACCGGTACCTCCAAGATCGCGGTTTGAAGGATACGAGCCGCCGCCGCGTGTGGGCATTCGTGGGCGACGGCGAAACCGACGAACCGGAGAGTCTCGGCGCGATCACGCTGGCTTCGCGGGAGCGGCTCGACAATCTGATTTGGGTGGTCAACTGCAATCTGCAGCGGCTCGACGGGCCGGTTCGCGGGAACGGCAAGATCATCCAAGAGCTGGAAGCCATCTTCCGCGGCGCAGGCTGGAATGTCATCAAGGTGATCTGGGGAAGCGACTGGGATCCGTTGCTCGCGAAGGACGATGAAGGGATTTTGGTGAAGCGGATGGGCGAGGTCGTCGACGGCTGGTATCAGAAGTACACCGTCGAAGGCGGCGCCTACGCCCGCAAACACTTCTTCGGGACCGATCCAAAGCTCCTCAAGATGGTGGAGAATCTCTCGGACGAGCAAATCCACAAGATGATGCGCGGGGGCCACGATCCGAAGAAAGTCTATGCCGCCTACAAGGCCGCCGTCGAACATCGCGGGCAACCAACAGTGATCCTGGCCAAAACGATCAAGGGATATGGATTGGGCGAGGCGGGCGAAGGCCGCAACGTCACCCACCAGCAGAAGAAGATGAACGAACACGAGCTGCGCGAGTTTCGCACGCGGTTCGGCGTGCCGGTTCCGGATGACCAGCTCGGCTCGACACCCTTTTTCAAGCCGCCGGCCGCCAGCCCGGAGGCCGCGTATCTCGTCGAGCGCCGCAAGGCGATGGGCGGCTTCCTGCCGGAACGGCGCGTGAAGGTCGAATCGCTCGAAACGCCGAAACTGGAGCAACTCAAGGAGTTCATCGAAGGATCGGGAGACCGCGCGGTGTCGACCACGATGGGGTTTGCCCGCATGTTGGGCCGATTACTCGGCACGAAGGAATTCGGCAAGCATCTCGTGCCGATCATTCCCGACGAGGCGCGCACGTTCGGGCTCGAAGCGCTGTTCCGCCAATACGGCATCTATTCGCATGTCGGCCAGCAGTACGAACCGGTCGACAAGAGTTCGCTGCTTTATTATTTCGAAGCCACGAACGGACAGATTCTCGAAGAGGGCATCACGGAAGCCGGAGCCATGTCGTCGTTCATTGCCGCAGGCACCGCTTACGCCACGCATTCGCTCAATACTATTCCACTCTATATTTTCTATTCGATGTTCGGCTTTCAGCGCGTGGGCGACCTGATCTGGGCCGCTTCCGACATGCGAGCGCGCGGCTTCCTGCTAGGTGCGACGGCAGGACGCACGACGCTCGAAGGTGAAGGCTTGCAGCATCAGGACGGACAAAGCCATCTGCTGGCCGGCGCGTTTCCTACGATGGCGGCCTATGATCCGGCCTTCATGTTCGAACTCGCGGTCATCTTGCAGGACGGCATGAAGCGCATGTATCAGGATCAGGAGGAGTTGTCGTACTACATCACCCTTTATAATGAGTCCTATCCGATGCCGGCCATGCCGGCGGGCGCAGAGCCGGGAATTCGCGAAGGAATGTACTGTTTCCGGCCGGCGCCCGAGCGCCGCGGACATCGTGCGCATCTATTGGCAAGCGGCCCGCTGGTCAACGAAGCGCTGCGCGCTCAAGATCTATTGCGTGAACGGTACGGCATTGCCGCAGACGTGTGGAGCGTGACCAGTTACAAAAACCTGCGCATGCAGACGCTCGAAGCCGAACGCAGAAACATGTGGCACCCTGACGAGCCGCCGCGCGAGAGCTACCTGCAAAAGACCGTTCGCTCGTTCGACGGACCCTGCGTGGCCGTGAGCGACTACGTCCGGCTCGTCTGCCAGCAAATCTCGCCATGGATTTCCGGCGGTCTACTGGCGCTTGGAACAGACGGCTTCGGCCGAAGCGATACGCGCAAGGCCCTGCGCCGGTTCTTCGAGATCGATGCCGAGCATATTACCGTGGCAACGCTGTATGCGCTTCACCGCCGGGACGGAAAGGTCACGGCCCAGATCGTCCGGCAGGCCGCGCAGGATCTGGGTCTGAGTCCGCATGACGATGCGCCTTGGCACCGGTGA
- a CDS encoding DUF3313 domain-containing protein — MMSLQRMMLVAMVLIVCGCAATKQARTVDNLGFMKDMYPMMSHGNEDLGESLLIYKNPKVATLPPNSYTKILLDPVLIFRGPESKMKGVSQKEAQVIADTFYALIYQELSKDFEMVDKTGPKTLRAQVAITHLEESWPVLDVVSSIPAPMNALAAGSVIKTVATGKPAFTGEAVIEAKITDAETGEVLRAGVDRRVGKKKLDANSFNTWSDVYESLRYWAENGRYQICKARRLHAECVPPRA, encoded by the coding sequence ATGATGTCGCTGCAACGCATGATGCTCGTTGCCATGGTTCTCATCGTCTGCGGATGCGCGGCGACGAAGCAGGCACGGACCGTCGATAACCTGGGTTTCATGAAAGATATGTATCCCATGATGTCGCACGGCAACGAGGATTTGGGAGAATCGCTGTTGATCTATAAGAATCCCAAGGTTGCCACGCTGCCGCCGAACTCGTACACCAAGATTTTGTTGGACCCCGTGTTGATCTTCCGCGGCCCGGAATCGAAGATGAAAGGCGTCTCGCAAAAGGAAGCGCAGGTCATCGCCGACACGTTCTATGCACTGATCTACCAAGAACTGTCCAAGGACTTCGAGATGGTCGACAAGACCGGCCCGAAGACCCTGCGGGCGCAAGTCGCGATCACCCACCTGGAAGAGTCCTGGCCGGTGTTGGACGTCGTGTCGTCGATCCCGGCGCCGATGAATGCGCTGGCGGCAGGATCGGTGATCAAGACCGTCGCCACCGGGAAGCCGGCTTTTACGGGAGAGGCCGTCATCGAAGCCAAGATTACCGATGCGGAAACCGGAGAAGTCCTTCGAGCTGGAGTGGACCGCCGCGTGGGAAAGAAGAAGCTCGATGCGAATTCGTTCAACACATGGTCGGACGTGTATGAATCGCTGAGGTATTGGGCGGAAAACGGCCGCTATCAGATCTGCAAGGCGCGCCGGCTGCACGCCGAGTGTGTTCCGCCGCGGGCATAG
- a CDS encoding CopG family ribbon-helix-helix protein: MPLTVRVDVKTERLIQRLARKRGRTKSEVIRDAIGVFAKQVEAQDERERPYEKARDLIGSVHGGPSDLSSHTGKTFRLMLSNSHRTA, from the coding sequence ATGCCGCTAACAGTACGAGTTGACGTCAAAACGGAACGGTTGATTCAACGACTCGCCAGGAAGCGGGGGAGGACGAAATCGGAAGTGATACGAGATGCGATCGGGGTGTTTGCGAAGCAAGTTGAGGCACAAGATGAGCGGGAGCGTCCCTATGAAAAAGCACGCGATTTGATCGGAAGCGTGCACGGGGGCCCTTCCGATTTATCCTCCCACACCGGGAAGACATTTCGCCTAATGCTCTCCAATAGCCACCGAACAGCCTGA